Proteins from a genomic interval of Maylandia zebra isolate NMK-2024a linkage group LG15, Mzebra_GT3a, whole genome shotgun sequence:
- the vgll2a gene encoding transcription cofactor vestigial-like protein 2a isoform X2, which produces MSCLDVMYQVFGPQPYFSSYSPYHHQKLALYSKMQDHQDSGSRLGPPAIKEEDKELPPGAEYLSSRCVLFTYFQGDISAVVDEHFSRALSQTSAYPASSSHKAVRDGSFPMSQRSFPPSFWNSSYQPSVSSTLGSALSAPHTELSFPGDPYSSASLHSHLHQPSPDAWHPSHHHHHHHHHPYSLGGAISTQSSAYPRPGVHEMYGTAFDPRYGSLLVPSVRSHHRLTSGSSVPGPSGSPCDLGGKGESGTGSTWSGAFTGAGTEIGLNMDTGLPAQDKSKDLYWF; this is translated from the exons AAGTTGGCTTTGTATTCCAAAATGCAAGACCACCAGGACAGCGGCAGCCGGCTTGGCCCCCCGGCGATCAAAGAGGAGGACAAGGAGCTGCCGCCCGGTGCCGAGTACCTGAGTTCCCGCTGTGTCCTCTTCACTTACTTCCAGGGCGATATCAGTGCGGTGGTGGATGAACACTTCAGCCGAGCTCTCAGCCAGACGAGTGCATACCCCGCGTCGAGCAGCCACAAGGCCGTAAGAG ATGGATCCTTTCCTATGAGCCAGAGAAGTTTCCCTCCGTCTTTCTGGAACAGTTCCTACCAGCCGTCAGTCTCCTCCACACTGGGCAGCGCTCTGTCGGCTCCCCACACAGAGCTCTCCTTTCCAGGTGACCCTTACTCCTCTGCCTCCCTGCACAGCCACCTCCACCAGCCCAGCCCCGATGCCTGGCACCcatcccaccaccaccaccatcaccaccatcacccTTACTCACTAGGAGGTGCTATAAGCACCCAGAGCTCAGCTTACCCACGTCCAGGTGTTCACGAGATGTACGGCACAGCGTTCGACCCACGCTACGGCTCGCTGCTGGTGCCGTCAGTGAGGTCGCACCACCGCCTGACGTCCGGCAGCTCGGTACCGGGGCCCAGTGGCTCTCCCTGTGACCTCGGGGGTAAAGGGGAATCGGGGACGGGGTCGACCTGGAGCGGTGCCTTCACGGGGGCAGGAACAGAGATTGGACTGAACATGGACACAG GTCTGCCAGCACAGGATAAGAGCAAGGATTTGTACTGGTTTTAG